The Maridesulfovibrio sp. genomic sequence CCGACTGGGGAACCTATATTTTTAATTTCGGGCGGCACGAGGTCTGTAACTTCCTGCTTGCCAACGCCCTCTACTGGCTCAAGGAATTTCATATTGACGGTTTGCGTATAGATGCCGTGGCTTCCATGCTTTATCTTGATTATTCACGCCGTGAAGGGGAGTGGATTCCCAACGAACACGGCGGTAATGAAAATATTGAGGCCATAGAGCTGCTCAAAAGACTTAATACAGTAGTCCATGAACAGTTTCCCGGTGCCATGATGATTGCCGAGGAATCAACCTCATGGCCCGGTGTTTCCCGCCCTGTTTACACCGGTGGGCTCGGTTTCACCTTCAAGTGGAACATGGGCTGGATGAATGATACCCTTGATTACATTGAAAAGAGTCCTATTCATCGTTCCTACCATCATAACAATCTAACCTTTTCCATGATCTATGCTTTCAGCGAGAATTTTTTTCTGCCCCTCTCGCATGATGAAGTTGTGCATGGCAAGGGTGCTTTGCTCTCCAAGATGCCCGGTGACATGTGGCAGCAGATGGCTAACCTGCGACTGCTTTTCAGCTATCAGTGGGCGCATCCGGGTAAGAACCTGCTTTTCATGGGGTGCGAGTTCGGGCAGTGGAATGAATGGAATTGCCGTCAGGAACTGGACTGGATGCTGCTCGATTTTCCTTCCCATCAGGGGCTGCGCAATACGGTTATCGACCTGAACCGGGTCATGCATGAGAACCCGTCCATGTACAAGCATGATACTGACTGGTCCGGATTCGAGTGGGTGGATTTTAACGACTACAAATCCTCGACTATAAGTTTTTTGCGTAAAAGCGAAGGGGATGCTCCCATCCTTTGGGTGTTTAATTTTACTCCTGTCGTGCGTTCAGGATATTGTCTCGGGTGTCCGCAGGGCGGCAACTGGGCGGAAATATTCAATTCGGATGCCGAAATTTACGGCGGTTCCAATGTGGGGAATGTCGGCAAGGTCAAGGCCCGCAAGGCCGGAGATCTCGGTGCTTTCCCCTATTATCTGGAATTGACCCTGCCCCCCCTCGGAGCTATTGCACTTCGCCCGGAGCAGGCGTAGAAAAATGCCTCCGGCGGCCAAAGGGGAAGGGGGAACTTTTGCTGACGCCAAAAAGTTCCCCCTTCCCCTTTGGAATCCCCATCCCCTTCAAAACGCGCTAATAAGCTTCGCATGTAGTTTATAGTGCGACTTTTAATAATGATAACGTAATGGCGCGTGAAATCTTGCGAAGTTGAAATTTGTCCAACTGGCTGTGCTGTGTGGCGAACCTTAATTAAATTTTCTTTGGCCCCGGAGAGCCGCCGGAGGCAAATTCTTTTCTGGAGATATAACCTATGAAAAAAAATATATGTATTACTTTGGGTGATCCTAATGGATTGGGCCCTGAACTGGCCTGCCGCCTGCTCGCAGAGCGTCCGGCTGACCGTGCTTACCTGATGATCGGACCGGAGAATGGTCTGGAGTATCATCTTGAGCGTTTGGGGCTGGAAAAATTTTATACTGTCCTCGATGATCCCGAGCAGATTGTTGATGCCGAACCGGGCTATTATCTTTATTGTCCGGAAGTGTTGAAAGATTTCGAGTTGCAGGTCGGTGTGGCAGACCCTGAAGGGGGACGCTGTGCCGGTGAAGCCATGGAAACGGCTATGGATCTGCTTAACCGTAAAGTTCTGGCCGGGCTGGTAACCTGTCCTTTGAATAAGGCTATGCTGCAATTGGCCGGGTTCGATTTTCCAGGTCATACTGAATTTCTGGCTACCCGTTCTGGCGTAGGCCGGGAAAATGTATGCATGCATCTGGGCGGCCCCAGACTCAAAGTCAGTCTGGTAACTACGCACCCCAGATTTGTTGATATCCCGGAATTGATTACCAAAGAACGGATTCTGCGCTGCATAGAACTTACTGACGGTCTGGTAAAATCATTGGGGCTTGATAAACCTATTGCGGTCTGCGGGCTTAATCCCCATGCCGGGGAATCCGGGCGCATCGGTGATGAGGAAATCAAGGTAATTGAGCCTGCCCTTGAAGAAGCGCGGGCCAAGGGATTTAATGTTGAAGGTCCTTTTCCAGGTGATACTGTTTTCTACTTTGCGGCTCAGGGTGATTACAGTGCCGTGTTGGCCATGTATCATGATCAGGGGTTGGCTCCGCTTAAGCTGCTTCATTTCAGCGAGGCTGTTAACATCACTCTCGGGTTGCCTTTTCCGCGTACTTCCCCGGATCACGGGACGGGATATGATATTACCGGCACAGGTAAGGCTTCTCTCGACAGCTTCAAGGCGGCTATGGACTGCGCTGTGATGATGGTTGATGCTTAGTGTAATATTTTTTTCAGGCCCGCAGATTTCAAGTCTGCGGGCCTTTTTCTTATGCAGTTCAGGTATAATGCCGATAATATAGATACTGATGTTTGCAATAGTGTGGACCTAAAGTTGGAGTTGGGTTATTCTAAATGTCCTTTATTTTTCGACTCAGAGTGAGTGTTCGCATGTGCTGTAAACTTTATTTGGGGGGAAGGACATGAGTTGGGTTTCCCGAAGCCTGTTGAGAGTCATTTTGTTGCCGATAATCCTATCCATCATGATTGGAATCGGCAGTCTGGTATTTTATGTACAGAATTCATCATATGAAATGGTCCTTGATAATTCCTTGGACTCAGCCTCCAGTCAGGCCTCCATTATTGCTTCCTCCCTTGATCTTTTTGTTACTGATACAGTTGCGGCGGTTAAGAGTCTTGCGGGACAGGAGGCGGTTAAGGATGTTTTTAAAGGCAAAGCCTCATATGCCGGAAAATTGTTCAAGCAAACCATGCGCGACAATGAAGTTATCTGGGCTGTGCTCACATTTGACCGTAATGGTAAAATCCTGTCTGGATTAACCAGTCAGGGAGGTGTTCTGGATGGACTGGATATCAGTTCCCGGGACTACGTGAAAGCTATTTTGAAGGGCAAGGATACTTATATAACGGAGTCTGTTTTCCGGTCCAAAACCGACAAGAGCTTACTTTTCGGTGCCAGTTCTGCGGTTAGGGATACTAAGGGAAATGTGCTGGGCGGTATAGCGGTTTTCGGTGACTGGCTGAAATTTGCCAATCGTTTTGTGCGTCCTGTCGTTGTAGGAACTGAAGGTTATGGCGTGATTACTGACGCTTCCGGTAGGGTTCTTTACCATCCTGCGGAAAAACTTATTTTAGAAGATTTAAGCAAGTACAATTTTATGAAAAGGGCCCTTGCATCCGGAAACGGGAAAGAATTTTATGACTGGCATGGACGCAGCAAGGCCATGATTTTCAAGACCGACCCCAAGACAGGCTGGATTGTCATGCTTACCGCCTATGAAAGTGATTTGGCTTCGGCTGCCGTGATGCAACGCAATGTGTTGATTATCGTAGGTGGGCTGATTGTTCTGGTGGTTTGCGGCATTGTTTATTTTTCAGTACGCAGACTGGTAATTTTTCCTGTTTCCACCGGAATGCATGTGGCAAGGAAAATGGCTTCCGGCGATCTTACGGATTCCGTTAGCAGTGAATCTCCCAATGAAATCGGTAAGCTCATGCGTTCTCTCGGTAGTATGATAACTTCATTGCGCGAGGTTGTGCTCGGGGTAAAGTCTGCTGCGGAGCAGGTAGCCGCAGGCAGTGAGGAAGTTGCTGCATCTGCCCAGCATCTTTCAGCAGGAGCCACAGAACAGGCCGCTTCCGTGGAGGAGGTCTCAGCATCTATTTCCCAAATGACAAGCAATATTTCCAAAAACACCGAACTTGCCGAGCAGACTCGTGAGATTGCGGTCAAAACCGCTCGGGAAGCTGTGAATGGAGGGGAGGCAGTTTCCCAGACAGTGAATGCTATGCAGGATATTGCTGAGAAAACTTCCATCATTGAGGAAATTGCCCGCCAGACCAATCTATTGGCTCTGAATGCCGCCATCGAGGCAGCCCGGGCCGGTGAACACGGTAAAGGTTTTGCCGTGGTTGCTTCAGAAGTGCGCAAACTTGCTGAGCGGAGCGGTTTTGCTGCCGGAGAAATCAGGGAGCTGACCGGATCAAGTCTGGAAGTTGCAGAGAGGGCCAAGCAGGTACTGAGCTCCATGATTAAAGATATTAACCGGAATGAGGAGCTTGTTGCTGAAGTTGCAGCAGCCAGCCGGGAACAATTCGAGGGCGGGCAACAGATTTCAAAGGCCATAGTGCAGCTTGATGAGGTCATCCAGCGTAATGCCGCTTTCGCGGAAGAGCTTTCCTCCACTTCTGAAGAACTGTCAGCGCAGGCGGTAAAACTTCAGGATACAATGGAGTTTTTTACTGTTCCGGCATATGGGACCCGCATGTCCTCCGACATCCGAAACAATGCCGGACCTGTTATGGCATTGAAGCAGGGGGATGATGATTTTTAAATAAGTGGAGCTGACAATTCATGAAAACGACTTATCTTATAAATAAGACATCGTTTTTTGATGGATTATCAGGAGGAGATGTTCAGGGCATGGTTTGAAATGTCCATAGCCGCAGTCCTGTTTCCTTATTTGAAGGATAGCGGTTGCCGGATCCGGGCAGGAGGCAATTGCTCTTATCAGGTTGTCCACTCTTAGTGCGGCGCTATGTAACTCAGGATCTGCTGTTGGGTAGCCGGGTTGTTTACGGCGAGGACAGGGATCAGTTGCAGAACTTCTTTCGTGTAGCGATGAAGCGGCGGAAAATCTCCTCCTGTTCACATAAATTATGGTTGTGGTTAGAGTGAAGTGCGGTACATCTGATGTGCCGCACTTCTGCTTTGGTGATTTGCACTTGCCCAACATTTAGAAAAGGTACATATTTAAGTAAAAGCAAGATTGGAGTTCATAATATGAGTGTCGGGCGTTTCAAAATATTTATCACAATATTTATTCTACTGCTCGGTTTGAAGGCTGGAAATGCTGACGCTGACAATGTTGTTTACCTGAGTTCCCTTGAATGGCCGCCTTATGTAGGGAAACGTCTTCCAGAAAACGGTTCCAGTGCCGAAATTGTTCGTAAAGCCTTTGCCGCCATGGGTTATGAACTGAAAATATTGTTTTTGCCATGGAAAAGGTCCATGCATATGGTTGAGGTGGATTTTCAGGTCGTCGGTTATTTCCCGGAATATTATTCCCCGCAACGTGCTGAAAAGTTTATTTTTTCAAAAAGTTATGGGTGTAGTTCGGTCTCTTTGCTGGAACATGTTAAAAGTCCGGTGGACTGGGATACTGTTGACGATCTGGCCGGGCTGCGGGTCGGTTTTGTCTCTGGATACGTAAATACCCCTGAATTGGATGCGGCCATTGCCAATGGAACGGTCCGTCCAAATTACGCTCCTACAGATAAGAACAATATTCTGAAGGTAGCCAAGGGCAGAATTGATTGCGCAGTGGTGGATCCCTTGGTTTACAGTTATCTGGCTGCAACAGATCAGGATATAAAAAAATATAGCGATACTATGGAGATTAAGCCGAGGGCCTTCGGTGTTAACGAACTTTATGTTGCTTTCAGAAAAGATGAGCAGGGGCGGTATTTTTCAAGGATTTTGAATGAAGGTTTGAGAAAAATAGGTGTTGGCGGATCCTGTGACCAACATAACTAATTCAAGAGGTTGTTGAATGTCTGGCAGTGAAATTCCCCGGTCAAGTTTCGAGAAACCATCGCTTTATTTATTGTCGCTGCTGCTGAATCCCGACGGGGCTGCTTCCGGCCAATCCATCCCATCCGATTTCGGGACACTTACTTTTCGTAAAATGGACCTGTTGCAGGAGCGGGGACGGATTCCGCAGTTGGTACTTGATTATGAGCTTGCGGGCGGTTCATTTCAGGCCGTTTACTTCGGGCATGTATCGCCATTCAAGCTTCACCGTACTGAGCTTAAGCACAACGGCGCGGTTGTGAAGCATGTTTTTTCCGAAGCTGCCGGCGGGCATATTCATATGGAAACGGCTCTGCCTCCTTCAGGATTGCCGCAGGGATTGGACTGGAAGATTGTTGCCGGAAGCCTTTGTTTGTGGAGGGCCTGTGTCGGGTTGCCTTCGGGGTGCGATAAATCTCTTGGCAAATATTTTTCCAAGATGAAGTCGGTCTCCCGCTACCAGTGGACCAATGACAGGTTTGAGATACAAGACAGTAATATTCTGGAAACATGGTCTTCGGATATACCTTGCGGAGAAGCAGAATGTATTAACTTTTCTATTTTTTTTGCTAATGGATTGATAGCAGGAATTTCGTTTTGACTTGCAAATAAAATTTTTATACTTCATAAAAAATAGTATACTGTAATTGTATGAAATGCCATATTGCTTGACTTAAGGCGTTGCCGGAGTTAAGTCTGCCCCTCGTTATATTTTGGGGGGAACGTGATCAAACGTAATTTTCGGGGCGAGTTTCTAGACACCGAGCTGGAAGAATCGTTTCAACATGATAAATGGCCTTCAGTTCGTTTCAGGCTGCTTTTTCTATACATTGTAACTATCTCTACGTACCTTTTGGGTGCGTGCAGTGACTTTTATGATCTGGGTCCCGGATCAGAATTTTACACTATCTTGATCGGCAGGATAGGGGCCTGCATGATCGGTATATTAGCTTTTGTAGTGCTCTTCGCCAACAGGGTCAGATTGAGTGTGCAATACACTCTAATGTCTGTCGGTATGTTTTCTTTTCTGCTTGTAGAGTCTTTGGAACTGGTGGTTAAGGCTTCAGCCGTCGGTACACTCAGTGTTCCGACTACGGTATTTATTGTTCTTGCATACTATATTCTGCTCCCTCCTCGCCTTGTGCCTTCACTTGTCGCCGCTGTTTCAGGATCTGTGCTTTATCTTGGTGCTCTGTCCACTCTCGTCCCTGTTCAGTCCGGAACTTTTGTTAATTCTGCTATTTATCTTTTTCTGGCGAATGGATTCGGGTTGTTTTTCCTGTTCACGTTCGGCATATCCCTGCGCAGGGAATACGCAGCGATCAAGGATTTGAAAAGACTGGTGGAGTTTGATGAACTTACCGGGGTCAGCAGCAGGCGAAAGGTGCTGGAGTCCGGGGTCGGTCTGTTCAGGTCCGCCCGCCGGTTTAACAGTAAGCTGGCAGTGTTGATCATGGATATTGACCATTTCAAAAAGATTAATGATGATTACGGGCACCACGCTGGTGATGACGTTCTCAGGGAAACAGCAAAACGCTGTTCCGCAGTATTGCGTGACGTTGATTCTTTTGGGCGTCTGGGTGGTGAGGAGTTTGTGATAATTCTGCCCCATTCAAGCCTTTATGATGGAATCAAAGTAGCTGAAAGGCTGCGTGGAGCAATTCGTGCGCGGATGTTTCAGGTGGAAGATTACTACCTGTCTTCATCGGTCAGCATCGGGGTTGCTGAATTGCGGGACCATGGAGATTTTGCCGAATTGTTGCAGGATGCTGATAGACAATTGTACCGGGCCAAGAACAGTGGCCGGAATCAAGTTTCTCCGGCTATGTTACGGGCTGTCAAGCCGATCAAGCCCATAGATATTTCGCAAGAGGGTGGAAGAGTTTAGCTCTTCCACCCCTTTTTTTTATCTGGTGAGTTTTCTGTATTTAATGCGGTGGGGTTGGTCAGCGTCCTTGCCCAGCCTCTTTCTGCGGTCCTCTTCGTATTCAGAGTAGGAACCTTCGTACCAGAAGACTGAGGAGTCTCCTTCAAAGGCGAGGATGTGGGTGGCAATGCGGTCGAGGAACCAGCGGTCGTGAGAAATAACCAGCACACAGCCGCCGAAGTTGTTTAATCCTTCTTCCAGCGCACGCATTGTGTTTACATCAAGGTCGTTGGTCGGTTCGTCAAGCAGAAGTACGTTGCCGCCTTCCTGCAGCATAAGTGCAAGGTGGACCCTGTTACGTTCACCACCGGAGAGAACTTTGCACTTTTTCTGCTGTTCTGATCCGGTCAGGTTGAACTTTCCTACATAAGCACGGGCGTTGATTTCACGGTCACCGAGCTTTACGAATTCATTGCCACCGGAAATAACTTCGTAAACTGTTTTTTCCGGATCAAGGGCATTGCGGTGCTGGTCCACATGGGTGACCTGTACGGTTTCGCCGACAATAACTTCACCTGCATCAGGCTGTTCCTGTCCGCTGATCATCTTGAACATGGTGGTCTTACCGGCGCCGTTGGGTCCGATAATGCCGACAATGGCCCCGGCGGGGATCATGAAACTTGTATCTTCGAGGAGCAACTTTTCCCCGGCCTGTTTGTGCACACCTTTCAGTTCAATGACCTGCTTGCCGAGTCGCGGTCCCGGAGGGATGTAAAGTTCCAGTTCGCGTGAGTATTCATCGGACTGCTGGTTGGCAAGGGATTCATATGCACTGATACGGGCCTTGCTCTTGGAGCGCCTGCCTTTGGGGGACATGCGGATCCATTCCAGTTCGCGGGCAAGGGTTTTGCGGCGTTTATCATCTGATTTGGCTTCGTTGGCCAGACGTTTTTCTTTTTGTTCCAGCCATGAAGAATAATTACCTTTCCATGGAATTCCTTTACCCCGGTCCAGTTCCAGAATCCATCCGGCAACATTGTCGAGAAAATAACGGTCATGGGTTACGGCGATGATGGTACCGGCATAGTTCTGGAGATGTCTTTCCAGCCATGATACGGATTCCGCGTCAAGGTGGTTGGTAGGTTCGTCAAGAAGAAGGATGTCCGGTTCCTGAAGCAGCAACCGGCAAAGAGCCACACGGCGTTTTTCACCACCGGAGATTACGGATACCGGTGTGTCTCCGGGAGGGCAGCGCAGTGCATCCATGGCCATTTCAAGGCGGGAGTCGAGGTCCCATGCCCCGCAATTGTCCATTTGTTCCTGAACTTTTGCCTGCCGTTCGAGCAGGGCGTCCATTTCGTCCGGTTCCATCGGCTCTGCAAACTGGGCATTGATCTCGTTGAATTCATTGACGAGCGCAACCACGTCTGCCGCTCCTTCTTCTACTACCTCGCGCACTGTGCGGGTTTCATCAACCAGCGGTTCCTGCTCAAGGTATCCGATTGTGAAGCCGGGGGAAATGTGGGTTTCACCTTCGAAGCTGTCATCAACTCCGGCAAGAATTTTCAGGAGTGAACTTTTACCGGAACCGTTCAGGCCCAGGACACCGATTTTTGCTCCATAAAAATATGAAAGGGAAATATCTTTGAGAATGGGTTTTTTATCGTAATACTTACTTACCCGGACCATTGAATATATGATCTTATCAGGTTCGTTGCTCATCTTTATTACCTCTTTGGTTTCTGTTCGCTTTTGCGTTTTCCCCTTGTGGCAGAAAAAACGATCTCAGGCAATGGTATAGTTATACCGTTAACTTCCCGTAACACTGGTCGATAGTTAAAATCTGCCCAAAAATCCAATCGACTCTAGGTTGTCTGTTTCATTCTGTTTATGCTAGGCATTAGAAAGGTTATATTTAGATGGTGGTTCCAGTAACCTTTAAACCGGGAAGAGTATTTATGAGGGTTAGAAGTATCAATTCTATTGTTGCTGCGATTGTTTTCATATTGATTTCTTTGACGGTCTCCACTGGGGTCTGGTGGGTTTCACATGATACCCATGAGGTTGTTTTTCAGGAAGAAGATAATGCTATGAATGCCATGATTGATGAGTCAATTAAGGCATTGCAGCTATATATGAGCCAGACTACGGATGTAGTCAGACTGGTAGCGAAGAGTCAGGCATCAAGTGAAGCCCTTCAACTCGGGAATGTTCTCCCGGCAGACAGTCTATTTAAATCCCTTATTCTGGGGTCAGACAGTTACTGGGCCGGCTTTCTTTTCGATAAAAACGGCAAAGTTATCGCCGGATATAATGCCAAGGGCAAGAATATGGCCGGAGCGGATCGCGCTTCCCGCGGTTATGTTAAAAAAGTTCTTTCCGGTACTGATTTGTTTATTTCTGATAAGGTCCTGAAATCAAAAAGCGGTGGAGGAATTTTAATTCTGGCCATTGCCCATTCCGTTCGTGATGCCAGCGGTAAAGTTATCGGCGGGATAGGTGTTTTTCCGAAATGGGAGAAATTTACCGAAAGTTTTATTGACGATATCCGCGTAGGTGGAGGCGGTTACGGATATATGATTGACGGTGCCGGGAGCGTAATTGCCCATGCCGCAGACAATAGTCTTTTGCTCAAGGATTTGTCCGAATTGGGATTTATCCAGCATATGCTGAATAATAAAAATGGTGATCATTGGTACGATTGGAAAGGTGAAAAAAAATATTTGAAATTCAAAACTGTGCCGCAGACCAATTGGATTGTCGGGGTAACAACGACTGAAGATGACCTTGGAAGGGCTGCGCGCAACCAGCGTAACTATCTGCTTGCGGGCGCTGCGGTTATGGTTTTACTGCTCAGTTCAGTGATGGTTTTTGTTCTCAGGAAGCTGGTCCTGCAGCCGGTTGAGGGCATTCTTGAATTCTCAACTGAGATTGCCGAAGGAAACCTTAAAGCCGAA encodes the following:
- a CDS encoding transporter substrate-binding domain-containing protein codes for the protein MSVGRFKIFITIFILLLGLKAGNADADNVVYLSSLEWPPYVGKRLPENGSSAEIVRKAFAAMGYELKILFLPWKRSMHMVEVDFQVVGYFPEYYSPQRAEKFIFSKSYGCSSVSLLEHVKSPVDWDTVDDLAGLRVGFVSGYVNTPELDAAIANGTVRPNYAPTDKNNILKVAKGRIDCAVVDPLVYSYLAATDQDIKKYSDTMEIKPRAFGVNELYVAFRKDEQGRYFSRILNEGLRKIGVGGSCDQHN
- the pdxA gene encoding 4-hydroxythreonine-4-phosphate dehydrogenase PdxA, encoding MKKNICITLGDPNGLGPELACRLLAERPADRAYLMIGPENGLEYHLERLGLEKFYTVLDDPEQIVDAEPGYYLYCPEVLKDFELQVGVADPEGGRCAGEAMETAMDLLNRKVLAGLVTCPLNKAMLQLAGFDFPGHTEFLATRSGVGRENVCMHLGGPRLKVSLVTTHPRFVDIPELITKERILRCIELTDGLVKSLGLDKPIAVCGLNPHAGESGRIGDEEIKVIEPALEEARAKGFNVEGPFPGDTVFYFAAQGDYSAVLAMYHDQGLAPLKLLHFSEAVNITLGLPFPRTSPDHGTGYDITGTGKASLDSFKAAMDCAVMMVDA
- the glgB gene encoding 1,4-alpha-glucan branching protein GlgB, with translation MPETLPVYIAPFDLFLFGKGEHWDLYRILGAHFDLQEGLEGYRFAVWAPNAREVFVTGDFNGWNNRDNKLMPVGVSGIWAGFIPGVKPGQMYKYHVVQSNGHEVTKTDPLAFRTEMRPGHAAVTWGLDNYEWQDEEWMAERREIGLPLDKPVSVYEVHLGSWRREGWDYRSYRQLAKELIPYAKDMGFTHIELMPISEHPLDESWGYQTTHYYSPTSRHGTPDDLRYFIDQCHQAGLGVLLDWVPGHFPKDDWGLGRFDGSALYEHADARKGEHPDWGTYIFNFGRHEVCNFLLANALYWLKEFHIDGLRIDAVASMLYLDYSRREGEWIPNEHGGNENIEAIELLKRLNTVVHEQFPGAMMIAEESTSWPGVSRPVYTGGLGFTFKWNMGWMNDTLDYIEKSPIHRSYHHNNLTFSMIYAFSENFFLPLSHDEVVHGKGALLSKMPGDMWQQMANLRLLFSYQWAHPGKNLLFMGCEFGQWNEWNCRQELDWMLLDFPSHQGLRNTVIDLNRVMHENPSMYKHDTDWSGFEWVDFNDYKSSTISFLRKSEGDAPILWVFNFTPVVRSGYCLGCPQGGNWAEIFNSDAEIYGGSNVGNVGKVKARKAGDLGAFPYYLELTLPPLGAIALRPEQA
- a CDS encoding methyl-accepting chemotaxis protein produces the protein MSWVSRSLLRVILLPIILSIMIGIGSLVFYVQNSSYEMVLDNSLDSASSQASIIASSLDLFVTDTVAAVKSLAGQEAVKDVFKGKASYAGKLFKQTMRDNEVIWAVLTFDRNGKILSGLTSQGGVLDGLDISSRDYVKAILKGKDTYITESVFRSKTDKSLLFGASSAVRDTKGNVLGGIAVFGDWLKFANRFVRPVVVGTEGYGVITDASGRVLYHPAEKLILEDLSKYNFMKRALASGNGKEFYDWHGRSKAMIFKTDPKTGWIVMLTAYESDLASAAVMQRNVLIIVGGLIVLVVCGIVYFSVRRLVIFPVSTGMHVARKMASGDLTDSVSSESPNEIGKLMRSLGSMITSLREVVLGVKSAAEQVAAGSEEVAASAQHLSAGATEQAASVEEVSASISQMTSNISKNTELAEQTREIAVKTAREAVNGGEAVSQTVNAMQDIAEKTSIIEEIARQTNLLALNAAIEAARAGEHGKGFAVVASEVRKLAERSGFAAGEIRELTGSSLEVAERAKQVLSSMIKDINRNEELVAEVAAASREQFEGGQQISKAIVQLDEVIQRNAAFAEELSSTSEELSAQAVKLQDTMEFFTVPAYGTRMSSDIRNNAGPVMALKQGDDDF
- a CDS encoding GGDEF domain-containing protein yields the protein MIKRNFRGEFLDTELEESFQHDKWPSVRFRLLFLYIVTISTYLLGACSDFYDLGPGSEFYTILIGRIGACMIGILAFVVLFANRVRLSVQYTLMSVGMFSFLLVESLELVVKASAVGTLSVPTTVFIVLAYYILLPPRLVPSLVAAVSGSVLYLGALSTLVPVQSGTFVNSAIYLFLANGFGLFFLFTFGISLRREYAAIKDLKRLVEFDELTGVSSRRKVLESGVGLFRSARRFNSKLAVLIMDIDHFKKINDDYGHHAGDDVLRETAKRCSAVLRDVDSFGRLGGEEFVIILPHSSLYDGIKVAERLRGAIRARMFQVEDYYLSSSVSIGVAELRDHGDFAELLQDADRQLYRAKNSGRNQVSPAMLRAVKPIKPIDISQEGGRV
- the ettA gene encoding energy-dependent translational throttle protein EttA — encoded protein: MSNEPDKIIYSMVRVSKYYDKKPILKDISLSYFYGAKIGVLGLNGSGKSSLLKILAGVDDSFEGETHISPGFTIGYLEQEPLVDETRTVREVVEEGAADVVALVNEFNEINAQFAEPMEPDEMDALLERQAKVQEQMDNCGAWDLDSRLEMAMDALRCPPGDTPVSVISGGEKRRVALCRLLLQEPDILLLDEPTNHLDAESVSWLERHLQNYAGTIIAVTHDRYFLDNVAGWILELDRGKGIPWKGNYSSWLEQKEKRLANEAKSDDKRRKTLARELEWIRMSPKGRRSKSKARISAYESLANQQSDEYSRELELYIPPGPRLGKQVIELKGVHKQAGEKLLLEDTSFMIPAGAIVGIIGPNGAGKTTMFKMISGQEQPDAGEVIVGETVQVTHVDQHRNALDPEKTVYEVISGGNEFVKLGDREINARAYVGKFNLTGSEQQKKCKVLSGGERNRVHLALMLQEGGNVLLLDEPTNDLDVNTMRALEEGLNNFGGCVLVISHDRWFLDRIATHILAFEGDSSVFWYEGSYSEYEEDRRKRLGKDADQPHRIKYRKLTR